A portion of the Calliphora vicina chromosome 5, idCalVici1.1, whole genome shotgun sequence genome contains these proteins:
- the EMRE gene encoding essential MCU regulator, mitochondrial has product MIISRFTQLKAAASATNFSTMRQLGGRTITEIQRRNATHFRSGALKPKPEEMPFGMMGVVCAVVPGLFIGAAISKSVANFLEENDLFVPEDDDDDED; this is encoded by the coding sequence atgaTTATCTCACGGTTTACACAACTGAAAGCTGCAGCATCTGCGACAAATTTTTCAACGATGAGACAACTTGGTGGTCGTACCATTACCGAAATACAAAGGCGTAATGCGACACATTTTCGTAGTGGTGCCTTAAAGCCTAAACCTGAGGAAATGCCATTTGGCATGATGGGTGTTGTGTGTGCTGTAGTACCTGGTCTCTTTATAGGAGCGGCCATAAGTAAAAGTGTAGCGAATTTCCTAGAAGAAAATGATTTGTTTGTGCCCGAGGATGACGATGACGACGAGGATTAA
- the pAbp gene encoding polyadenylate-binding protein, producing MNTGGPNYQMASLYVGDLHQDINEAGLFEKFSDAGPVLSIRVCRDIITRRSLGYAYVNFQQPADAERALDTMNFDLIGDKPIRIMWSQRDPSLRRSGVGNVFIKNLDKSIDNKAIYDTFSAFGNILSCKVATDDKCQSKGYGFVHFETEEAANKAIAKVNGMLLNGKKVYVGKFIPRKEREKELGEKAKLFTNVYVKNFPDDVNDEKLKEMFEPYGKITSYKVMTKDDGKSKCFGFVAFETTEAAEAAVEALNAKDMGEGKTLYVARAQKKAERQQELKRKFEELKKKRQDSVYGVNLYVKNLDDTIDDERLRKEFSLYGTITSAKVMTDEEGRSKGFGFVCFVAPNEATCAVTELNGRVMGSKPLYVALAQRKEVRKAHLASQYMRHMGGMRMQQLGQIFQHNAAGGFFVPTMGPGQRFLGPQVPTQMRNTPRWAAHVPRPAQAGAAPAAGGFQNAAMAPAGTAQYRPQAAGGARGQPQAVQGAHAAAANTMRNSGARAITGQQSIPAPNIALAGPHLPANAAQQRAANYKYNTNVRNPTVQQVPAPQPVPQMHQKGPEKLLASLLANATAQEQKQILGERLYPMIERMHPSLAGKITGMLLEIENSELLHMIEDPEALKAKVEEAVAVLQVHNVRETVPTN from the exons ATGAACACGGGTGGTCCTAACTATCAAATGGCTTCCCTTTACGTTGGTGATTTGCATCAGGATATTAATGAAGCTGGACTTTTTGAGAAATTCTCTGATGCTGGTCCAGTATTATCCATTCGAGTATGTCGCGACATCATAACTCGTCGTTCTTTAGGCTATGCCTACGTTAACTTCCAGCAACCAGCTGATG ctgAGCGTGCTTTGGATACCATGAATTTTGATTTAATCGGTGATAAACCCATTCGCATTATGTGGTCTCAGCGTGATCCCTCATTGCGTCGTTCCGGTGTTGGTAATGTTTTCATCAAAAACTTGGACAAGAGCATTGATAACAAAGCCATTTATGATACTTTCTCGGCATTTGGTAATATTTTGAGCTGCAAAGTAGCTACAGACGATAAGTGTCAATCCAAGGGTTACGGTTTTGTACATTTCGAAACTGAAGAGGCCGCCAATAAGGCCATTGCCAAAGTGAACGGTATGTTGTTGAACGGTAAGAAAGTTTACGTTGGCAAATTCATTCCCCGCAAGGAACGCGAGAAGGAGCTCGGCGAAAAGGCTAAATTGTTCACTAACGTCTACGTTAAGAACTTCCCCGATGACGTTAACGATGAGAAATTGAAGGAAATGTTTGAGCCTTACGGTAAAATCACCAGCTACAAGGTCATGACCAAAGACGATGGTAAGAGCAAGTGTTTCGGCTTTGTTGCCTTTGAGACTACTGAGGCTGCTGAAGCCGCCGTCGAAGCCCTCAATGCTAAGGACATGGGTGAGGGTAAGACCTTGTATGTTGCTCGTGCCCAAAAGAAGGCCGAACGCCAACAGGAACTTAAACGTAAGTTCGAAGAATTGAAAAAGAAACGCCAAGATTCCGTATACGGTGTCAATTTGTACGTCAAGAATTTGGATGACACCATCGATGACGAACGTTTGCGCAAGGAATTCTCTTTGTATGGTACAATTACATCCGCCAAGGTAATGACTGATGAAGAAGGCCGCTCTAAAGGCTTTGGCTTCGTCTGCTTTGTGGCTCCCAATGAAGCTACTTGTGCTGTCACCGAATTGAATGGTCGCGTTATGGGCTCGAAACCTTTGTATGTTGCCTTGGCCCAACGCAAAGAAGTGCGCAAGGCTCACCTTGCCTCTCAGTACATGCGTCACATGGGTGGTATGCGTATGCAACAACTTGGTCAAATATTCCAACATAATGCTGCTGGTGGTTTCTTCGTGCCCACCATGGGACCCGGTCAACGTTTCTTGGGTCCACAAGTGCCTACACAAATGCGTAACACACCACGCTGGGCTGCTCATGTGCCTCGCCCAGCTCAGGCTGGTGCCGCTCCCGCTGCCGGAGGCTTCCAAAATGCCGCCATGGCTCCCGCTGGTACTGCTCAGTACCGCCCACAAGCTGCTGGTGGTGCTCGTGGTCAACCACAAGCTGTTCAAGGAGCTCATGCTGCCGCTGCCAACACCATGCGCAATAGCGGTGCTCGTGCTATCACTGGACAACAATCTATTCCAGCTCCCAATATTGCTTTGGCTGGTCCTCATTTGCCAGCAAATGCTGCTCAACAGCGTGCTGCCAACTACAAGTACAACACCAATGTACGCAACCCAACAGTGCAACAAGTCCCAGCACCTCAACCCGTCCCACAGATGCATCAAAAGG GACCCGAAAAACTTTTGGCTTCTTTGTTGGCAAATGCTACAGCACAAGAGCAAAAACAGATTTTGGGCGAACGTTTGTATCCAATGATCGAACGTATGCATCCATCTTTGGCCGGTAAGATCACTGGCATGTTGCTGGAAATCGAAAATTCCGAACTCTTGCACATGATTGAAGATCCTGAGGCCCTTAAAGCCAAGGTTGAAGAAGCCGTCGCTGTGTTGCAAGTTCACAACGTTCGTGAAACTGTGCCTACCAATTAA